The following is a genomic window from Candidatus Zixiibacteriota bacterium.
GCCGGAGGGGCGGGCTTTCAGTATCACAGCGGATGGCCGCGGGGGCTGAGTTGCCGGTCTACCGAGCCGCCCCCTTTTTCTCCTTGCCCTTCTTCGCCTTCTTCACCGGCTCTTCTTTGGGCCGTTCGGTGAGCAGCTCGACCACCGACAGGGCCGCCCCGTCGCCGCGCCGCACACCCAGTTTGACCACCCGGGTGAACCCTGACGCGCGGTCTTCGAACTGCGGCACGATCTCAGCGAAGAGCTTCTTGAAGATTCGCTTCTGATGGACCGTGCGAGCCACCTCACGCTTCGACGCCAGCGTCCCCTTCTTGGCATTGGTGATCAGCCGGTCGACCAGCGGCCGCAGCGCCTTCGCCTTGGCATCGGTGGTCTTGATCACCCGGTGCTCAAAGAGCGACATCGCCATATTGCGGAGCATGGCCTCGCGGTGCGATTTGGTTCGCCCCAGTTTTGCTATTTTATCCTGATGTCCCATCGCAAATCTTCACTTCAGCTTAGGCATTCACGTTCTGTTTCTGCGTCTCGTCGTACTTCGACACGTCCATCCCGAACGACAACCCCATCTCCTCCAGGAGCGTGGAGATTTCGTTCAGCGACTTCCGCCCAAAATTCCGGTACTTCAGCATCTCCGGCTCGGTCTTGGTGACCAGGTCCCGGATCGTCTGGATGTTGGCCGCCCGCAGGCAGTTCGACGACCGGACCGACAGCTCCAGCTCGTCCACCCGCGTCCGCAGCAGATTGCGCACCCGCACCGTCTCCTCGTCCTCCTGCGGCTCCTCCTCCACCATCACCTCTTCGTCGAGGTGGATGAACAGCTGGAGGTGGTCCTTCAGCAGCTTGGCCCCATACGACAGCGCATCCTCGGGCGTGATCGAACCGTCGGTCGTGATCTCCATGATCAGGCGGTCGAAATCGGTCTTCTGCCCGACCCGGGTGTTCTCGACCTGGTAGGCCACCTTGATCACCGGCGAGAAGAGGGAATCGACGAAGATCGTCCCAACCGGGGCGTCGGCCCGCTTATTCTGCTCGGCGACGTTGTAGCTGCGGCCGGAGTCGATGTCGATCTCCATTTCGAAGTCGATATCGCCGGTGATTTCGCAAATGTGCTGGTCGGGGTTGAGGATCTCGACTTCCGGGTTCTGCTCGAACATCCCGGCCGTGAGTTTCCCCTTCCCGTGGCGGCGAAGCGTGAGCGTGCGCATCTCATCGGCATGCATCCGCACCCGGATCTGCTTGACGTTGAGGACGATGTCGCTCACATCCTCATAGACGCCCTCAACGCTGGAGAACTCGTGCAGGACGTTCCGTATCCGCATCGACACGACCGCCGCGCCCTGAATCGAGGAGAGCAGCACCCGCCGGAGACTGTTCCCCAGCGTCGTGCCGTACCCGCGCTCCAGCGGCTCGACGATAAACCGTGCGTAGTTCTCGTTGGCCGAGGACTGGTCGTTAACGACCTCTTTCGGCATGGTCAATGGCTTCCACTTCATAGCTTGCTCGGCCCTCCCAACATTACTTGGAGTACAGCTCTACGACCAATGACTCGTTCACCGTCAGCGGAATGTCCGACCGCTTCGGCACTTCGAGCAGTTCGCCTTCGAGACTGGCCTTGTTCAGCCGCAGCCAGGGCAGGTCGCCGGCCCGGCCCACTTCCTTCAGGGAGGTATGAATCAAGTCGAGATTCCGCGACTTTTCCTTAATCCGGATGACCTGGCCGGGACGGACGCTGTAGGCGGGAATGTCGACAATGCCGCCGTCGACCAGGACGTGCCGATGGCGGACGAGCTGGCGGGCGGCGTTGCGCGACGGTGCGAAGCCGAGCCGGTAGACGAGGTTGTCCAGGCGCGTCTCGAGCGACTGCAGAAGCAGTTCGCCGGTGACGCCCTTCTTCTGGGCCGCCTTCTCGAAGTAGTTGTGGAACTGGGTTTCGAGCAGTCCGTACAGCCGCCGAATCTTCTGTTTTTCGCGCAGCTGGAGGCCGTACGGCGAAATCTTCCGGCGGCGGCTCTGGCCGTGCTGCCCCGGCGGAAAAGGCCGCCGCTCGATGGCGCACTTGTCCGTCAGACAGCGCGCCCCCTTGAGGAACAGCTTCTCACCTTCCCGGCGACACAGTTTGCATTTCGAGTCACGATACCGTGCCATTGGCTCTCCTATTTCCGACCACGTTTCATTTGCTCACACGCGGCGCCGCTTGGGCGGGCGGCAGCCGTTATGGGGAATCGGGGTCACATCGCGGATGAGGGTGATCTCGAGACCGGCCGCCGAGAGCGAGCGGATAGCGGCTTCGCGGCCCGATCCCGGCCCCTTCACCCAGACCTCGACCCGCCGCAGCCCCTGGTCCATGGCCTCGCGCACAGCGCTGGCCGCGGCCTGCTGGGCCGCAAACGGCGTCGACTTCTTCGACCCCTTGAACCCCACCTTGCCGGCCGTCCCCCACGAGATCGCCCGACCCTGCGCATCGGTCAGCGTGATAATCGTATTGTTGAAAGTGGCCTTGATGTGGGCCACGCCGTTCGTATCAACCTTGCGGGACTTCTTTCTCGGTCGTCCCTTCTTTTTCGGTTCCGCCACGACTGTTCTCCTCCGGGTCGCTTACTTCTTGCCAACAGGTTTTTTCTTGAGCCCGCCGATCGAGCGCCGCGGACCCTTGCGCGTCCGGGCGTTCGTCTTGGTCCGCTGTCCCCGCACGGGGAGGCCGCGCCGGTGGCGCAGGCCGCGGTAGCTGCCGATATCGATCAGCCGCTTGATGTTCATCTGGATCTCGCCGCGCAGCGACCCCTCGACGCTGTACTCGTTCTCGATGACCTGCCGCAGCTTCGTCACGTCCTCGTCGGTCAGCTGGTTGACCCGGGTGTCGGGATTCACTCCCGTCTTGGCGAGAATCAGCCTCGCCCGGTGCGGGCCGATCCCGTAGATGTAGGTCAGCCCGACCTCGATCCGCTTGTCCTTGGGAAGATCAACTCCGGCTATACGTGCCAATGGTTTTTCCTCACTTCTCTATCGCACACACACAATTCTCAACCCTGGCGCTGCTTGTGGCTGGGGTCGCGCT
Proteins encoded in this region:
- a CDS encoding DNA-directed RNA polymerase subunit alpha, with product MKWKPLTMPKEVVNDQSSANENYARFIVEPLERGYGTTLGNSLRRVLLSSIQGAAVVSMRIRNVLHEFSSVEGVYEDVSDIVLNVKQIRVRMHADEMRTLTLRRHGKGKLTAGMFEQNPEVEILNPDQHICEITGDIDFEMEIDIDSGRSYNVAEQNKRADAPVGTIFVDSLFSPVIKVAYQVENTRVGQKTDFDRLIMEITTDGSITPEDALSYGAKLLKDHLQLFIHLDEEVMVEEEPQEDEETVRVRNLLRTRVDELELSVRSSNCLRAANIQTIRDLVTKTEPEMLKYRNFGRKSLNEISTLLEEMGLSFGMDVSKYDETQKQNVNA
- the rpsD gene encoding 30S ribosomal protein S4, whose product is MARYRDSKCKLCRREGEKLFLKGARCLTDKCAIERRPFPPGQHGQSRRRKISPYGLQLREKQKIRRLYGLLETQFHNYFEKAAQKKGVTGELLLQSLETRLDNLVYRLGFAPSRNAARQLVRHRHVLVDGGIVDIPAYSVRPGQVIRIKEKSRNLDLIHTSLKEVGRAGDLPWLRLNKASLEGELLEVPKRSDIPLTVNESLVVELYSK
- the rpsM gene encoding 30S ribosomal protein S13, which encodes MARIAGVDLPKDKRIEVGLTYIYGIGPHRARLILAKTGVNPDTRVNQLTDEDVTKLRQVIENEYSVEGSLRGEIQMNIKRLIDIGSYRGLRHRRGLPVRGQRTKTNARTRKGPRRSIGGLKKKPVGKK
- the rplQ gene encoding 50S ribosomal protein L17, whose amino-acid sequence is MGHQDKIAKLGRTKSHREAMLRNMAMSLFEHRVIKTTDAKAKALRPLVDRLITNAKKGTLASKREVARTVHQKRIFKKLFAEIVPQFEDRASGFTRVVKLGVRRGDGAALSVVELLTERPKEEPVKKAKKGKEKKGAAR
- the rpsK gene encoding 30S ribosomal protein S11; translation: MAEPKKKGRPRKKSRKVDTNGVAHIKATFNNTIITLTDAQGRAISWGTAGKVGFKGSKKSTPFAAQQAAASAVREAMDQGLRRVEVWVKGPGSGREAAIRSLSAAGLEITLIRDVTPIPHNGCRPPKRRRV